The Oscillospiraceae bacterium genome has a segment encoding these proteins:
- a CDS encoding FHA domain-containing protein yields the protein MNLIKCNNNHYYDADKFPACPYCSDMQSGFSQTMPANEQSDIGPTQPETEVTTTTTQNTVPPTVLDTDIQKTVGFYEEDMGLEPVVGWLVCIEGNLIGKDFRLTSGRNFIGRGSDMDVVLEGDPSVSRTAHAIVVYEPKENVYLIQPGASKELSYLNDSVVLESKVIAPNDVITVGATKLLFVPCCSKAFNWTDGKKTEKK from the coding sequence ATGAACCTGATTAAATGTAACAACAACCACTACTATGACGCGGACAAGTTCCCGGCATGTCCCTATTGCAGTGATATGCAATCCGGATTTTCCCAAACGATGCCTGCAAACGAGCAGTCGGACATTGGTCCCACACAGCCGGAGACGGAAGTGACCACTACAACTACGCAGAACACGGTGCCGCCTACGGTCCTGGATACAGACATTCAAAAGACGGTCGGCTTTTATGAAGAAGATATGGGTCTGGAGCCGGTAGTCGGCTGGCTGGTCTGCATTGAGGGCAATCTGATCGGCAAGGACTTTCGCCTAACCTCCGGGCGCAATTTTATCGGCCGCGGCTCAGATATGGATGTTGTGCTGGAGGGCGACCCGTCCGTGTCCAGAACAGCGCACGCCATTGTGGTGTATGAGCCTAAGGAGAATGTGTATTTGATCCAGCCCGGCGCTTCTAAGGAGCTGTCTTATCTGAATGATAGCGTGGTGCTGGAGTCTAAGGTGATTGCCCCCAATGATGTGATCACCGTAGGTGCAACAAAATTGTTGTTTGTTCCTTGCTGTTCCAAGGCATTCAACTGGACAGACGGCAAAAAAACCGAGAAAAAATAA
- a CDS encoding alpha/beta hydrolase, whose translation METKEKAVQAQTGAAKGKKSRKKVWAVVIGVLLAVIVVAIAFIELSTLPRKDTADDVIYIGGMVSSDTVEYADGSGKGLLRNPVVKIMQMVWRYCDGGDKAKHAAQNPPTVTEVNDLAYIEDGNLYHTLDVLYPADTQPGAKLPVIIDIHGGGWMYAEKGLNHHYCAALADRGYVVFNINYRLVPDVTVNQQLQDVARALRWIRDHGSQYPCDMQNIMLTGDSAGGQLAAYSAVLMQSAQLRKTFDTVDPQMELTALLLTSPVAFMRDGGLFSLYTKPMWGTDYKDKATYPYMDFDQIIDYAQALPPTYLITSSGDTLANKQTHRLYEVLQAHGVQAEIKDYAKAEYNQSLPHVFSVLQPFEPAGTAAIDKALAFYQQAMTAKAAQ comes from the coding sequence ATGGAAACAAAGGAAAAGGCTGTGCAGGCGCAGACCGGTGCGGCGAAGGGGAAAAAGAGCAGAAAGAAGGTATGGGCTGTGGTGATCGGCGTTTTGCTGGCGGTGATTGTGGTGGCTATTGCGTTTATTGAACTGAGCACTTTGCCCCGCAAGGACACGGCGGACGATGTGATTTACATTGGCGGTATGGTCTCCTCAGACACCGTGGAGTACGCCGACGGCAGCGGCAAGGGGCTGCTGCGCAATCCGGTGGTGAAGATTATGCAGATGGTGTGGCGCTACTGCGATGGGGGCGACAAAGCCAAGCACGCGGCCCAGAATCCGCCTACGGTGACGGAAGTGAACGATCTGGCCTATATAGAGGACGGCAATCTGTACCATACATTAGATGTGCTGTACCCGGCGGATACACAGCCCGGTGCTAAGCTGCCGGTAATCATTGACATTCACGGCGGCGGCTGGATGTATGCGGAAAAGGGGCTGAACCACCACTACTGCGCCGCTCTGGCGGATCGGGGGTATGTGGTTTTTAATATTAACTACCGACTGGTGCCGGATGTGACGGTGAACCAGCAGTTGCAGGATGTGGCCCGGGCGCTGCGCTGGATTCGTGACCACGGCAGCCAATATCCTTGCGATATGCAAAATATTATGCTTACTGGCGACTCTGCCGGCGGGCAGCTGGCGGCATACAGCGCGGTGCTGATGCAAAGTGCCCAGCTGCGCAAAACCTTTGACACCGTGGATCCGCAAATGGAGCTGACGGCGCTGCTGCTTACCTCGCCGGTGGCCTTTATGCGGGACGGCGGGCTGTTTAGCCTGTACACCAAGCCCATGTGGGGCACGGATTACAAAGACAAAGCCACTTATCCGTACATGGATTTTGACCAAATCATTGACTATGCCCAGGCACTGCCGCCTACGTATTTGATCACCAGCAGCGGCGACACTCTGGCTAACAAACAGACCCATCGATTGTACGAAGTGCTGCAAGCCCATGGGGTGCAGGCAGAGATCAAGGACTACGCCAAGGCGGAGTATAACCAGTCGCTGCCCCATGTGTTCAGCGTGTTACAGCCCTTTGAACCGGCAGGCACGGCAGCCATTGATAAAGCGCTTGCTTTTTATCAACAGGCCATGACCGCCAAAGCGGCGCAATAA
- a CDS encoding EFR1 family ferrodoxin (N-terminal region resembles flavodoxins. C-terminal ferrodoxin region binds two 4Fe-4S clusters.) — protein MILYYTGTGNSRYAAELLGHRLNDTVRDCTPFMQGGTTPRFHSVTPWVFVCPTYAWQIPHIFADFLTRCHFSGSRQAYFVMTCGGEIHNAPETNRKLCTRLGLDYMGTAEIVMPENYIALFSTPNSAEEVNHILAAAVPALEHTAAAIESGCPVTEPKPTVFGKFMTYIVNPIFYATCVHDRAFTVDDSCIGCGKCATLCPMNNIELQGGKPRWNGHCTHCMACISYCPKAAIAYGKKSRTRRIYTCPPYRPADR, from the coding sequence ATGATCTTGTACTACACCGGCACCGGCAACAGCCGCTATGCGGCGGAACTGCTGGGGCACCGGCTGAACGACACGGTTCGGGACTGCACCCCCTTTATGCAAGGCGGCACCACACCCCGGTTCCATTCCGTAACTCCATGGGTATTTGTTTGCCCCACCTATGCCTGGCAGATCCCCCATATTTTTGCGGATTTTCTGACCCGATGCCATTTTTCCGGCAGCAGGCAGGCATACTTTGTGATGACCTGCGGCGGTGAAATACACAACGCCCCGGAGACAAACCGGAAGCTCTGCACCCGACTGGGGCTGGACTATATGGGCACAGCAGAGATCGTTATGCCGGAAAATTACATTGCCCTGTTTTCCACCCCAAACTCGGCGGAAGAAGTGAACCACATTCTTGCCGCTGCGGTGCCTGCACTGGAGCACACCGCTGCTGCCATAGAAAGCGGCTGTCCGGTAACGGAACCGAAACCCACGGTGTTTGGCAAGTTTATGACCTATATCGTCAACCCGATTTTTTACGCCACCTGTGTCCATGACCGGGCGTTTACGGTGGACGACAGCTGCATCGGCTGCGGCAAGTGTGCCACCCTGTGCCCCATGAACAACATTGAACTGCAAGGCGGCAAGCCTCGGTGGAACGGCCACTGCACCCACTGTATGGCCTGCATCAGCTATTGCCCCAAGGCAGCCATCGCCTACGGCAAAAAAAGCCGCACCCGCCGGATCTACACCTGCCCGCCCTATCGGCCGGCAGACCGATAA
- a CDS encoding FHA domain-containing protein, with product MSQKKISRKRDEKWRKLAGGLQFAAVCLSLCTVPFYFLAMFFQQEQKKWITLIDLFQQASLLQGNTAYILRTHAVLFVVLLLLTVVAGVLSWVPTRVFRIIGTTMTAIAAISHTVQSILLCTAKDLHLVLAYAEVVILVLLVFSTVCNGLSIAFLCRARKQRAVQAIHAELQRPDCLGDHKICFVSGACKGYQIPVRNAEQVVIGKDPSLCSVVIDRRYTKISRVQCTISYDYALEQFVVTDHSTNGTFMENGKRLTPEQPIALPSNALLSLARTDTIIRLI from the coding sequence ATGAGCCAAAAGAAAATAAGCCGAAAACGGGATGAAAAGTGGCGCAAGCTGGCAGGTGGTTTGCAATTTGCGGCTGTTTGCCTCAGTCTGTGTACTGTGCCATTTTACTTCTTAGCCATGTTTTTTCAGCAGGAGCAAAAGAAATGGATCACATTGATTGATCTGTTTCAGCAGGCTTCTTTGCTGCAGGGAAACACGGCGTATATTTTGCGGACCCATGCAGTGCTGTTTGTGGTATTGCTGCTTCTTACGGTGGTGGCTGGGGTGCTTAGTTGGGTGCCGACCCGGGTGTTTCGGATCATTGGTACGACAATGACTGCCATTGCGGCAATCAGTCATACTGTGCAGTCCATTTTGCTGTGTACGGCAAAGGACTTGCATCTTGTGCTTGCTTATGCAGAAGTGGTGATACTGGTTTTGCTGGTGTTTTCCACCGTATGCAATGGCTTGTCCATTGCTTTTTTATGCAGGGCGCGTAAACAACGGGCAGTACAGGCGATACACGCAGAGTTGCAGCGGCCGGATTGCCTTGGTGACCACAAAATCTGCTTTGTTTCCGGTGCCTGTAAAGGGTATCAAATTCCGGTGCGCAATGCGGAGCAGGTGGTGATCGGTAAAGATCCGTCCTTATGCTCTGTGGTGATTGATCGTCGGTACACCAAGATCTCTCGCGTGCAGTGTACCATTAGCTACGATTATGCGCTGGAGCAGTTTGTAGTTACAGATCATTCTACCAATGGTACATTTATGGAGAACGGCAAGCGCCTAACACCGGAGCAGCCGATTGCACTGCCAAGCAACGCATTATTATCCCTGGCACGAACGGATACAATTATTCGATTGATTTAA
- a CDS encoding amidohydrolase family protein encodes MRTVFQNCTLLDGTEQMTPRPGTDVAIENDRIVQIGKITPNKGDRVVDLTGKYLMPGLINLHVHLPAGGKPRNKPMNTNRLTKIALSSGLSRALVLRMCHAYAMQGLLSGVTTVRAVGGLDNLDTRLRDRIHAGKLDGPRILAANYAIGVPHGHMVGSVTHPAETVEDAVRMVDQLHGQNVDLIKLMITGGVMDAKVKGEPGRLMMQADMIKACCDRAHSYGLKVAAHVQSPEGVRTAVLNGVDSIEHGSTLSETELAAFHKSGAVLVCTLSPALPMAKFQRETLGITEAVQYNSNLVYNNMILGAKAALADGVPVGMGTDTGCPYTTHYNMWRELHYFQKEVGVTPEFALYTATLNNARILGLGDVTGSVEVGKCADLLIANSDPLADFRALEQPYMVVARGKVYDHPQIKKYPACDAELDKYYD; translated from the coding sequence ATGCGAACGGTATTTCAAAATTGTACGCTGCTGGACGGTACGGAGCAAATGACGCCCCGCCCCGGCACGGATGTGGCAATAGAAAATGACAGAATTGTACAGATCGGCAAGATCACACCCAATAAGGGGGACCGGGTGGTGGATCTGACCGGCAAGTATTTGATGCCCGGTCTGATCAATCTACATGTGCACTTGCCTGCGGGGGGCAAGCCCCGGAACAAGCCCATGAACACCAATCGACTAACCAAAATCGCCTTGTCCTCCGGTTTGTCCCGGGCGCTGGTGCTGCGCATGTGCCACGCCTATGCCATGCAGGGCCTGCTGTCCGGTGTGACCACGGTGCGCGCGGTGGGCGGTCTGGATAATTTGGACACCCGGCTGCGGGATCGGATCCATGCGGGCAAGCTGGACGGTCCGCGGATCTTAGCAGCCAACTATGCCATCGGTGTGCCCCACGGCCATATGGTAGGCTCCGTGACCCACCCGGCTGAGACGGTGGAGGACGCAGTGCGCATGGTGGATCAGCTTCACGGCCAAAATGTGGATCTGATTAAGTTGATGATCACCGGCGGCGTGATGGACGCCAAGGTGAAAGGCGAGCCGGGTCGGCTGATGATGCAGGCGGATATGATCAAGGCTTGCTGCGATCGCGCCCACAGCTATGGTCTGAAGGTGGCTGCCCATGTGCAAAGCCCGGAGGGGGTACGCACAGCGGTGCTTAACGGTGTGGACTCCATTGAGCATGGCTCTACTTTGTCAGAGACGGAGCTGGCTGCCTTCCATAAAAGCGGCGCGGTGTTGGTGTGCACCCTGTCTCCGGCACTGCCCATGGCCAAGTTCCAAAGAGAGACTCTGGGCATTACCGAGGCGGTGCAGTACAATTCCAATTTGGTGTATAACAATATGATCCTGGGCGCAAAGGCTGCGTTGGCAGACGGCGTGCCGGTAGGTATGGGCACAGATACCGGCTGCCCGTACACCACTCATTACAATATGTGGCGGGAGCTGCATTATTTCCAAAAGGAAGTGGGCGTTACACCGGAGTTTGCGCTCTATACTGCCACATTAAACAACGCTCGTATTCTGGGTCTTGGGGATGTGACCGGCAGCGTAGAGGTGGGCAAGTGCGCCGACTTGCTCATCGCAAACAGCGACCCGCTGGCAGACTTCCGTGCCCTGGAGCAGCCATATATGGTGGTGGCTCGCGGCAAGGTTTACGACCATCCGCAAATCAAAAAATACCCTGCCTGCGATGCGGAACTGGACAAGTATTATGATTGA
- a CDS encoding FHA domain-containing protein produces the protein MVDENIAGVVPVVDDKIQKKAKTARVLGFVAMGLSIVSIAMLFLPIVTTESFLGLSAGINLVDLGSIIQSIDGAVDVMFIVAVIADLVLPIVSAVLDIFKNKPCKVISCILNGVTVVISLVFIIMIFANGEGLLKPGIGLWLNTVLLLTSFVLTIIAAAFTAKKVEDISGFEVDPNNIGGSASTTVLTGRVTFTSGCCAGYSIPVVSGERLVIGKDPAQCSIVIDRSYKKVSRVHCIVEYDTMQDIYIVTDRSTNGTSVVGGHKLQPNSPSYLQAGTLLNLAGTDNTFKLG, from the coding sequence ATGGTTGATGAAAATATCGCAGGTGTTGTTCCTGTAGTAGATGATAAGATTCAAAAAAAGGCAAAAACCGCAAGAGTGCTTGGTTTTGTAGCGATGGGCTTGTCCATTGTGAGCATCGCGATGCTGTTTTTGCCTATTGTTACAACGGAAAGCTTTTTAGGCCTTTCTGCCGGCATAAACCTTGTAGACCTTGGAAGTATTATTCAAAGTATTGACGGTGCAGTTGATGTAATGTTTATTGTGGCCGTTATAGCGGATTTGGTACTTCCTATTGTTTCAGCTGTTTTGGATATTTTTAAGAACAAACCATGCAAAGTTATTAGCTGTATTTTGAATGGCGTAACAGTTGTAATTAGTCTTGTATTCATAATTATGATTTTTGCAAACGGAGAAGGTTTGTTGAAGCCAGGGATTGGCCTTTGGCTGAATACGGTGCTGTTGTTGACTTCATTTGTTCTCACAATCATTGCCGCTGCATTTACAGCAAAAAAGGTAGAGGATATCTCCGGATTTGAAGTTGATCCGAATAATATTGGTGGGTCTGCATCAACAACAGTTCTTACAGGTCGAGTAACTTTTACAAGTGGTTGCTGTGCGGGATATAGTATTCCTGTTGTGTCCGGTGAGCGCTTGGTTATTGGTAAAGATCCAGCACAGTGCTCTATTGTGATTGATCGTAGCTACAAGAAAGTGTCTCGCGTACATTGCATTGTAGAATATGATACGATGCAAGATATTTATATTGTGACAGATCGTTCGACGAATGGAACAAGCGTAGTCGGCGGACACAAATTACAGCCGAATTCCCCGTCATATTTGCAGGCAGGTACGCTGTTGAATCTTGCCGGAACAGACAACACCTTTAAATTAGGCTAA
- a CDS encoding FHA domain-containing protein yields MKYKYEFLSVLLFACSVPFYFFGLFSLHTDRGAKLVGSLRFWQMGLTGDYDPYQQYFYTRLANFAQAVVVLLIFSLLFMVVFFILAAVRDKIKDLVVAERALFAFALLCFAFYCTAVLIEILFYTNRFHASYILEGKGRLGFGVPLAFLLQCVAFALQYHRYAELVLGPFLERRRAHDQPEPVKGKQMPGKDPPVSRKIPVGPAVPALHYYLCCCGGSYAGAQVELPDQTEVKIGKDPARCQIVIDRRYKKVSRVHCGVLRKGKSFYVRDYSTNGTFMNAGNERLQHREFLNRVRTGQVFNLAQTENEFYCEISKEGGTTHEGMHEL; encoded by the coding sequence GTGAAATACAAATATGAATTCTTGTCTGTACTTTTATTTGCGTGCAGTGTGCCGTTTTATTTCTTTGGTCTGTTCTCCTTACATACGGATCGAGGGGCCAAACTGGTTGGCTCTCTACGGTTTTGGCAGATGGGTTTAACGGGCGATTACGACCCGTATCAGCAGTATTTCTATACACGGCTGGCGAATTTTGCACAGGCTGTGGTGGTACTTTTGATTTTTTCGCTGCTTTTTATGGTTGTATTTTTTATATTGGCTGCTGTACGAGATAAAATCAAAGACCTGGTCGTGGCGGAACGGGCCTTGTTTGCGTTTGCGCTTTTGTGTTTTGCATTCTATTGTACGGCTGTTTTGATTGAGATCTTATTCTATACCAATCGCTTTCATGCTTCTTATATCTTAGAGGGGAAGGGACGGTTGGGGTTTGGTGTGCCGCTGGCTTTTCTTCTGCAATGTGTAGCTTTTGCTTTGCAGTATCATCGGTATGCGGAGCTGGTGCTTGGTCCCTTCTTAGAACGGCGGCGTGCGCACGATCAGCCAGAGCCGGTCAAGGGAAAGCAGATGCCGGGGAAAGATCCGCCGGTGAGTAGAAAAATTCCGGTTGGTCCGGCTGTGCCGGCATTACATTATTATTTGTGTTGCTGCGGTGGATCTTACGCCGGTGCACAGGTGGAATTGCCGGACCAAACAGAAGTGAAGATCGGAAAAGACCCGGCCAGGTGCCAGATCGTGATTGATCGTAGGTACAAAAAAGTCAGTCGTGTACACTGTGGCGTTTTGCGCAAAGGCAAAAGCTTTTATGTGCGGGATTATTCCACAAACGGCACTTTTATGAATGCCGGAAACGAGCGACTTCAGCACCGTGAGTTTTTGAATCGGGTGCGAACAGGACAAGTCTTTAATTTGGCGCAGACTGAAAATGAATTCTACTGTGAAATATCAAAAGAAGGAGGAACAACCCATGAAGGTATGCATGAATTGTAA
- the murI gene encoding glutamate racemase encodes MNIAIFDSGIGGLSVLYQARRMLPEAHFLYYADEDHVPYGEKTREQILTYTDEAVRFLLDRGADAIVLACNTATSVAAATLRDRYPLPIIGMEPAVKLALNQDDTHRVLVAATPITIRGNKLKCLVEHYDGHHLVDLLPLPGLVRFAEKGIYSGAQVHAYLSEQLAEFNLEDYAAFVLGCTHFNLFKQELRTLLPPQMHFVDGNAGTVRQLIRRTVDLPATHASAPGVTYFASGRPITDPAQLQFIQNVLAHLEKMYPIE; translated from the coding sequence ATGAACATTGCTATTTTTGACTCCGGTATCGGCGGCCTGTCCGTTCTCTACCAGGCAAGGCGTATGCTGCCGGAGGCCCATTTTTTGTACTATGCCGATGAGGATCATGTGCCTTATGGCGAAAAAACCAGAGAACAAATTTTAACTTACACAGATGAAGCGGTGCGCTTTCTCTTGGACCGGGGAGCGGACGCCATTGTGCTGGCGTGCAACACTGCCACCAGCGTGGCGGCAGCCACCCTGCGGGATCGCTACCCACTGCCCATCATCGGCATGGAGCCGGCGGTCAAGCTGGCGCTAAATCAAGACGATACCCACCGGGTACTGGTAGCAGCCACGCCCATCACCATTCGAGGCAACAAGCTGAAATGCTTGGTAGAGCACTATGACGGCCACCACTTGGTGGATCTGCTGCCTCTGCCCGGACTGGTGCGCTTTGCAGAAAAAGGCATTTACTCCGGCGCCCAGGTACACGCTTATTTAAGCGAGCAACTGGCCGAATTTAACTTGGAAGATTACGCCGCCTTTGTGCTGGGATGCACCCATTTTAATCTGTTTAAGCAGGAACTGCGCACCTTGCTGCCGCCCCAAATGCACTTTGTAGACGGCAACGCCGGCACCGTGCGCCAGCTGATCCGCAGAACGGTTGACCTGCCTGCCACTCATGCGAGCGCCCCGGGAGTCACCTACTTTGCCTCCGGGCGGCCGATCACCGACCCGGCACAACTGCAATTTATTCAAAATGTGCTGGCGCATTTAGAGAAGATGTATCCCATAGAATAA
- the hypE gene encoding hydrogenase expression/formation protein HypE, whose product MEITLAHGSGGAATGELIRTVFAKAFDNPILRQMDDSAVVPGSGQLAVTTDSFVVQPLFFPGGDIGRLAVCGTVNDLLMRGATPKYLTAGFILETGCTTQDLSRIARSMAATADEAGVTIVAGDTKVVEGSGNIYINTAGVGFLPTDTHIAATALQPGDALLVSGAMGDHHAAILSARMGMDNTVQSDCAPLGNMVAALLQGGVEVHTLRDITRGGLGTVLCELAEAANRGIEIDETAIPVHEDVRAFAHILGLELLHMGNEGKLLAAVPAHQADRALELLRASRYGAEAAVIGTVTDGEGVVALTPIGGKRRVSVLYGEGLPRIC is encoded by the coding sequence ATGGAAATTACCCTTGCCCACGGCAGTGGCGGCGCAGCCACCGGAGAACTGATTCGCACCGTGTTTGCCAAGGCTTTTGACAATCCCATTCTGCGCCAAATGGATGACAGCGCCGTGGTGCCCGGCAGCGGGCAGCTGGCTGTTACCACAGACAGCTTTGTGGTGCAGCCCTTGTTTTTCCCCGGCGGCGACATTGGACGCCTGGCGGTGTGCGGCACAGTCAATGACCTGCTGATGCGTGGTGCCACGCCCAAGTACCTGACCGCCGGTTTTATTTTGGAGACCGGATGCACCACTCAGGACCTGAGCCGCATTGCCCGGTCTATGGCAGCCACCGCCGACGAAGCCGGTGTGACCATCGTTGCCGGCGACACCAAGGTGGTAGAGGGCAGCGGCAATATTTATATCAACACGGCCGGCGTGGGCTTTTTGCCCACCGACACACACATTGCCGCCACTGCGTTACAGCCGGGAGACGCTCTGCTGGTCAGCGGCGCCATGGGCGACCACCACGCAGCCATTCTCTCTGCCCGCATGGGCATGGACAATACCGTTCAATCCGACTGCGCCCCTCTGGGCAATATGGTTGCTGCCCTGCTGCAAGGGGGCGTTGAAGTGCACACCTTGCGGGACATTACCCGGGGCGGCCTGGGCACCGTACTGTGCGAGCTGGCAGAGGCGGCAAACCGCGGCATAGAGATCGACGAAACGGCGATCCCGGTGCACGAGGATGTGCGTGCCTTTGCCCACATCTTAGGACTGGAGCTGCTGCACATGGGCAACGAGGGCAAGCTGCTGGCTGCCGTACCTGCCCACCAGGCGGATCGAGCGCTGGAGCTGCTGCGCGCCAGTCGCTACGGTGCAGAGGCCGCCGTCATCGGCACCGTAACGGATGGAGAGGGCGTGGTGGCACTGACTCCCATTGGCGGCAAGCGCCGGGTCAGCGTGCTGTACGGCGAAGGTTTGCCCAGAATTTGCTGA
- the hypD gene encoding hydrogenase formation protein HypD, whose protein sequence is MNLLNIRRALVDYHGPPLTFMEICGTHTAAISENGIPAILSPHIHLISGPGCPVCVSVSAYIDRLCDLAMEPGMCVCTFGDLLRVPGSTRALEQCVAVGGRVQMVYSPLEVLSLAKAEPGTRFVFAAVGFETTAPVYAVLADTIIKEQIPNVQLLTALKTMPPAVRALCKGETKIDGFLAPGHVAVITGEGPWHQLAAAQGLPFVISGFTGEELLCSLYALVRLAGQGVCKNLYPTAVRPEGNPAARALVDQYFEPTDAAWRGLGILPGSGLVLRPQYQHLDAGSAQLTTDAAAQSGCRCAQVITGAIPPTACSLFGTACTPGTPRGACMVSGEGSCHNAYLNHRM, encoded by the coding sequence ATGAACCTGCTGAACATTCGCCGGGCGCTGGTCGACTACCACGGTCCGCCCCTGACTTTTATGGAAATTTGCGGCACCCACACTGCCGCCATCAGTGAGAACGGCATACCCGCCATTTTGTCGCCCCATATTCACCTGATCAGCGGTCCGGGCTGCCCGGTGTGCGTCAGCGTATCAGCCTATATTGACCGGCTGTGCGACTTGGCCATGGAACCGGGTATGTGTGTGTGCACCTTTGGCGATCTGCTGCGGGTGCCGGGCAGTACCCGGGCGTTAGAGCAGTGCGTGGCTGTCGGCGGGCGGGTGCAAATGGTCTATTCTCCGCTGGAAGTGCTGTCTCTTGCCAAGGCGGAACCGGGCACCCGGTTTGTGTTTGCCGCCGTGGGATTTGAGACCACCGCCCCGGTGTATGCGGTGCTGGCAGACACCATTATAAAAGAACAGATTCCCAATGTGCAGCTGCTGACGGCGCTAAAGACCATGCCCCCGGCGGTGCGTGCCCTATGCAAAGGCGAAACGAAGATTGACGGTTTCCTGGCTCCCGGCCATGTGGCGGTCATCACCGGCGAGGGCCCCTGGCATCAACTGGCTGCGGCGCAAGGTCTGCCCTTTGTAATCAGCGGGTTTACCGGAGAGGAGTTACTATGCAGCCTGTACGCGCTGGTTCGCTTAGCCGGGCAAGGTGTGTGCAAAAACCTCTACCCTACCGCCGTTCGACCGGAGGGCAACCCTGCGGCCCGAGCGCTGGTGGACCAATACTTTGAGCCTACGGACGCCGCCTGGCGAGGGCTGGGCATTTTGCCCGGCTCCGGACTGGTGCTGCGCCCCCAGTACCAACATTTAGACGCCGGCAGTGCCCAACTGACCACAGACGCGGCGGCCCAAAGCGGCTGTCGGTGCGCGCAAGTGATCACCGGTGCAATCCCCCCAACGGCCTGTTCCCTGTTTGGCACGGCCTGTACCCCCGGCACCCCGCGGGGCGCCTGTATGGTGTCCGGTGAGGGCAGCTGCCACAACGCATATCTTAATCACAGGATGTAA
- a CDS encoding fibronectin type III domain-containing protein — protein sequence MMKRMMSTVLAIILVITSLMGTTMIAQAANYSAFPVCQEEKEDALQTAPELKLNQSYRVSFKNGVYTNPERTELFNVYEPNKVLKFIPTSNGYYEASIYIAERNQHMTVQFAYSDAESIKDNKYYSVSNGSYEYNIHTSKEASIASSTYNVYRNTARGAAYLQKGKTYYIVAYAAYDDYDVEKTMKTEVQGYAYHTVPATIKVYKHSHDYEVKTYKYSDYTSAYYNCRVCSHSTSSYFYKPKTLTLSATSYTYDGKVKKPSVTVKDSNGKKISSAYYNVTYSGGCKNVGKYTVKVKFKKEYARFGSMSKTFTINPKGTSVSKVTAAKKGFKVTWKKQTTQTKGYEVQYSTSSNFKKGNKTVTVGKNKTTSKSVSKLSAKKKYYVRVRTYKNVKINGKNVKLCSGWSKAKSVTTKK from the coding sequence ATGATGAAAAGGATGATGTCAACCGTTCTTGCGATTATTCTGGTGATTACCAGTTTGATGGGAACCACCATGATTGCGCAGGCTGCCAATTATTCCGCGTTTCCGGTTTGCCAGGAGGAAAAGGAAGATGCCTTGCAGACTGCACCGGAATTAAAACTCAATCAAAGCTACCGCGTGAGCTTTAAGAACGGCGTTTATACCAATCCAGAGCGAACGGAACTGTTCAATGTGTATGAGCCGAACAAGGTGCTAAAGTTTATTCCCACATCAAATGGGTACTATGAGGCTTCCATTTATATTGCCGAGCGGAACCAGCACATGACGGTACAGTTCGCTTACAGTGATGCAGAGAGCATAAAGGACAACAAGTATTATTCTGTTTCAAATGGAAGTTATGAATACAATATCCATACCTCAAAAGAGGCGTCCATTGCATCTTCCACCTATAATGTGTACAGAAATACGGCCCGTGGCGCGGCATATCTTCAAAAGGGCAAGACCTACTATATTGTGGCCTATGCAGCCTATGATGATTACGATGTGGAAAAGACCATGAAAACAGAGGTGCAGGGCTACGCTTACCATACAGTCCCTGCAACCATTAAGGTCTACAAACACAGCCACGATTATGAAGTGAAAACTTATAAATACAGCGATTACACCTCTGCATACTATAATTGCCGGGTATGCTCTCATTCCACATCTTCATATTTCTATAAGCCCAAGACGCTGACCCTGTCGGCTACCTCTTATACCTATGACGGTAAGGTGAAAAAGCCGTCTGTTACCGTGAAGGATAGCAACGGGAAGAAAATTTCCAGCGCGTACTATAATGTGACTTATTCCGGCGGTTGCAAGAATGTAGGCAAGTACACAGTTAAGGTGAAGTTTAAGAAAGAGTACGCCAGATTTGGCTCCATGTCCAAAACCTTTACCATCAATCCCAAGGGCACCAGTGTGTCCAAGGTCACGGCGGCCAAGAAAGGCTTTAAGGTCACCTGGAAAAAGCAGACTACCCAGACTAAAGGCTATGAAGTGCAGTATAGCACATCTTCTAACTTCAAAAAGGGCAATAAGACCGTAACGGTAGGCAAGAATAAGACCACTTCTAAGTCGGTAAGTAAACTGTCCGCCAAGAAGAAATATTATGTGCGGGTACGCACCTATAAGAATGTGAAAATCAATGGCAAAAATGTAAAGCTCTGTTCCGGGTGGAGTAAGGCGAAGAGTGTGACCACCAAGAAATAA